DNA from Bordetella genomosp. 13:
GCCGCCACTGTCGGTGGGCGAACCTGCCGGCGTGCCCTGCGTGGCACCCGCCGTGGCCAATGCGGTGTTTGCCGCGACGGGCGTGCGGATGCGGTCGATGCCCTTTTCGCGCCATACCCTGAAACCCGCATGATCTTCGCACCCATAACGAGAGAGACAACGAGAGAGACACGCCATGACGAATCCCTTCCGCATACTGCTGGCCTTGTTCGGCCTGGCCATCGGGCTGGCGCCCGGGCATGCTCCGGCGCAGGATTGGCCCGCCAAACCGGTAACCCTGGTTATTCCGTTCCCACCTGGCAACACGGCGGACCTGGTTGCCCGCGCACTGCAGGATCCGTTGGGCAAGGCGCTGGGGCAAGCCATCATCGTGGATAACAAGCCGGGAGCTGGCGGCAATATCGCCGTGCAGAACGTCGCGCGCGCGCCCAGCGACGGCTATACGCTGCTATTGACGACTGGATCGCCACTGGTGATCAACCCCGCGCTGTACCGCGATCTGCCTTTCGACGCCGAGCGGGATTTCGCGCCGGTGGCGATCATCGGTTCCATTCCCATGGTACTGATCGCGCGCAATAGCCTGCCCGTGAATTCGATGGCGGAATTTCTGAGCTACACGCGCCAGAACGAGTTCAGCCTTACGTACGCCTCGGTCGGCCAGGGGACGTTCACGCACCTGGGTATGGAGCTGTTCACGCGCGCTGCGGGACTGGATTTGACGCATTCTCCATACAAGGGCGCAAGCGCTGCTCATCTGGACCTGATAGGCGGGCGAGTCGATTTCATGTTCGACAGTGTGGCATCGTCCAACGCCTTGCTTAAAGGGGGGCGGGTGAAGGCGCTGGCGGTCACTTCGCCTCAACGTTCGCCCTTCCTGCCGGACGTGCCGACCATGGTGGAAAGCGCTGACGACAGCCTGGCCGACTTCGAAGTCACCGTCTGGACCGGCCTGTTCGCACCCGCCGGCACACCCGCCGAGGTAGTGACTCGTCTTAACCGGGAAATCGGCGTACTGCTGCGTTCGCCGGCGTTTACCGAACAACTCGCCCAGCAATTCATTCGCGCCGACACCCCGCTGACGCCGGAGCAGTTCGAGCAGCGAGTGCAATCGGACCGCGCGCGCTGGATGGGCCTGAGCCGCAACATCAACCTGGCACTGCAATGAGAGAAAAGACCGCAGATTTCGGGGCACTGGGCGATATCTACGCCGGCCTGGGAGAAAACGACATCTTCCACCGAACGGTGGTGTCGCCCCAGGACAAGCTGTTGATGCGCATCCCGGCAGTGCTGGGCGCCGGACATACGGGCGTGCTTTACCAGGAAGCCGTCGAGGCCGCGCTGCAAGATGGGTTGAGCGCGGTGGCGGCCGAAGACCTGATCATTCATCTGGCTTCGTATGTGGGCCTGGCGCGCGCGTTCGACGCCATGGC
Protein-coding regions in this window:
- a CDS encoding Bug family tripartite tricarboxylate transporter substrate binding protein, with the translated sequence MTNPFRILLALFGLAIGLAPGHAPAQDWPAKPVTLVIPFPPGNTADLVARALQDPLGKALGQAIIVDNKPGAGGNIAVQNVARAPSDGYTLLLTTGSPLVINPALYRDLPFDAERDFAPVAIIGSIPMVLIARNSLPVNSMAEFLSYTRQNEFSLTYASVGQGTFTHLGMELFTRAAGLDLTHSPYKGASAAHLDLIGGRVDFMFDSVASSNALLKGGRVKALAVTSPQRSPFLPDVPTMVESADDSLADFEVTVWTGLFAPAGTPAEVVTRLNREIGVLLRSPAFTEQLAQQFIRADTPLTPEQFEQRVQSDRARWMGLSRNINLALQ